The DNA window TCGTCGTCGGCACCGATCACGCCGCCGAGGCGGTCACCGGCTTCTTCACCAAATTCGGCGACGGCGGCGTGGACATCACCCCGCTCACCGGACTCACCAAGCGTCAGGGCGCGGCCCTGCTGCAGGAACTCGGCGCACCGTCGAGCATCTGGTCCAAGGTCCCCACCGCCGACCTCGAGGACGACCGCCCCGCGCTGCCCGACGAGGAGGCATTGGGTCTGCGCTACAGCGAGATCGATGACTATCTGGAGGGCAAGGACGTCACCCCCGAGGTCGCCGAGAAGCTGGAGACGATGTTCCGGAACACCCGCCACAAGCGCACCGTGCCGGTCACACCGCTCGACACTTGGTGGCGCTGAGTACTTCCGGTCGGGCTACTTCCGGTCCGCTTCCTCGATCAGCCTGCGGTGCAGTTCCGTGGTCATCGCATGAATGGACTTCGTCAGCTCGAGATCGGACTTGAGCTGTAACTCCTGCTCGGTGAAGTCGTGGTCGGCCTTCAACTGCTGGAACTGCGCCTGCCGGTTCTGGCCGATCATCACGAAAGTCGACAGGAAGATCGCCTCCAGCGAGACGACCAGTGTCAGGGTCGGCCACGGACTCTTCTCGAACCACAGCATCCAGACCGCGAACAACACCGCGTGGATATAGACGAACTGCATCGACCCGGCGAACTTGGTGATCTGGTCGGCGAGCCGGAGCTGGAGGCTGGCCGCCCGCATCTCCTGCTGCTTCAGGACGGTGGGATGCAGCGGCGACTTCGGCGGCTTCAGCATGGGACGGTCGGCCTCCTCGAAGTGGAGCAACGAAATGCGTTGGCGCCGATGCTAACGCGGTCCCT is part of the Nocardia sp. NBC_00565 genome and encodes:
- a CDS encoding DUF1003 domain-containing protein is translated as MLKPPKSPLHPTVLKQQEMRAASLQLRLADQITKFAGSMQFVYIHAVLFAVWMLWFEKSPWPTLTLVVSLEAIFLSTFVMIGQNRQAQFQQLKADHDFTEQELQLKSDLELTKSIHAMTTELHRRLIEEADRK